A window of the Candidatus Margulisiibacteriota bacterium genome harbors these coding sequences:
- the tuf gene encoding elongation factor Tu, with the protein MAREKFERKKPHVNVGTIGHVDHGKTTLTAAITKTMSSKGYAKAKAFDEIDSAPEEKARGITIAIAHVEYETDKRHYAHIDCPGHADYVKNMVIGAAQMDGAILVVSAADGPMPQTREHILLAKQVNVPSIVVYLNKVDMVDDKELVELVEVETRELLKKYEFDGDKIPFVKGSALKALECGCGKSDCQWCKSIYELMDALDSYIPDPKRDLDKPFLMPIEDVFTITGRGTVGTGRIGRGKVKVGDEVEIIGLGSQKKSIVTGIEMFRKTLDEGLAGDNVGILLRGIEKDDIQRGMVLAKPGSIKPHKKFEAQIYVLTKEEGGRHTPFFPGYRPQFYVGTTDVTGAIQLPDKVEMVMPGDNIVMKVELITDIAIEEGLRFAIREGGHTVGAGVVSKIIE; encoded by the coding sequence ATGGCAAGAGAAAAGTTTGAGAGGAAAAAGCCCCATGTAAATGTCGGGACGATCGGGCATGTCGATCACGGAAAGACCACCCTGACCGCGGCCATCACAAAAACGATGTCGTCAAAAGGTTATGCCAAGGCAAAGGCCTTTGACGAGATCGACAGCGCACCGGAAGAAAAAGCAAGAGGTATTACGATCGCTATCGCCCATGTGGAATATGAAACAGATAAAAGACATTATGCTCACATAGACTGCCCCGGACACGCCGACTATGTTAAGAACATGGTCATCGGAGCCGCCCAGATGGATGGAGCCATACTTGTGGTGAGCGCCGCCGACGGCCCCATGCCCCAGACCAGAGAACACATCCTTCTTGCCAAACAGGTCAATGTCCCTTCCATCGTCGTATATCTGAACAAGGTGGACATGGTCGACGATAAGGAACTGGTGGAATTGGTGGAAGTGGAGACAAGAGAGCTCCTGAAGAAATATGAATTTGACGGCGATAAGATACCGTTCGTCAAAGGCTCCGCGTTAAAGGCCCTTGAATGCGGCTGCGGAAAATCCGACTGCCAGTGGTGCAAATCCATATATGAGCTGATGGACGCTCTTGATTCCTACATTCCCGACCCGAAGAGAGATCTTGATAAACCTTTCCTTATGCCGATCGAAGATGTCTTTACGATCACCGGCAGAGGCACTGTGGGAACAGGCAGGATAGGTAGAGGCAAGGTCAAGGTAGGAGATGAGGTGGAAATAATCGGGCTCGGGAGCCAGAAAAAGAGTATTGTCACCGGTATAGAGATGTTCAGGAAGACCCTGGACGAAGGTCTGGCCGGGGACAACGTAGGCATCCTTCTCAGGGGCATAGAAAAAGATGATATCCAGAGAGGCATGGTCCTTGCAAAGCCAGGTTCCATCAAGCCTCACAAGAAGTTCGAGGCCCAAATATATGTTCTAACCAAAGAAGAAGGCGGAAGGCACACTCCTTTCTTCCCGGGCTACAGACCGCAGTTCTATGTGGGGACCACCGATGTTACCGGGGCTATCCAGCTTCCCGATAAAGTGGAGATGGTCATGCCGGGCGACAACATCGTCATGAAAGTGGAACTGATAACAGACATAGCCATAGAAGAAGGCCTGCGTTTTGCCATCAGGGAAGGCGGGCACACGGTCGGGGCGGGCGTAGTTTCCAAGATAATAGAGTAG
- the rlmN gene encoding 23S rRNA (adenine(2503)-C(2))-methyltransferase RlmN produces the protein MNHSRTNLLGLDAEEIKKFVKENGLEKFRAKQLCDWIYKKGAPSFDEMTNLSKDLREKLKDIAAADKLSLMGMRRAVPARVEKYLFGLKDGQKIESVKIGDTICVSTQAGCPMGCVFCATGSSGYIRNLSPAEIADQVIQIKKGIEGSPNIVFMGMGEPLLNYDNLMKAVRLINLPDCMNIGARRITVSTCGLPSQIRKLANEKIQFNLSVSLNASNDVLRSFLMPVNKKHPLSSLIEAVRHYISRTNRRVSFEYVMIMGVNDSIKDAKELSVMLKDMLCHVNLIPFNPHEGSDLEPSSPKRLQFFQNMLVRSGTNATIRKSAGGDINAACGQLTLRLASARSGQACTERRA, from the coding sequence ATGAATCATTCCAGAACTAACCTCCTCGGCCTTGATGCGGAAGAGATCAAGAAATTCGTCAAAGAGAACGGTCTTGAAAAATTCCGGGCAAAGCAGCTCTGCGACTGGATCTACAAAAAGGGCGCGCCTTCGTTTGACGAAATGACCAACCTGTCAAAAGACCTCCGTGAGAAATTGAAGGATATTGCCGCGGCAGATAAATTATCATTAATGGGTATGCGCAGGGCCGTCCCTGCGCGGGTAGAAAAATACCTTTTTGGATTGAAGGATGGTCAAAAGATCGAAAGCGTAAAGATAGGGGACACCATCTGCGTTTCCACGCAGGCGGGCTGCCCGATGGGCTGTGTTTTTTGCGCCACGGGAAGCAGCGGCTATATAAGGAACCTTTCGCCCGCCGAGATCGCCGACCAGGTCATCCAGATAAAAAAGGGGATAGAAGGCTCCCCTAACATCGTCTTTATGGGAATGGGCGAGCCGCTGCTAAATTACGACAACCTTATGAAAGCGGTCCGTTTGATAAACCTGCCGGATTGCATGAACATAGGCGCCAGAAGGATAACGGTCTCCACCTGCGGGCTTCCCTCGCAGATAAGGAAACTGGCGAACGAAAAGATCCAGTTTAACCTTTCGGTATCCCTCAATGCTTCAAACGATGTTTTGAGGTCTTTTCTGATGCCCGTCAACAAAAAGCACCCCCTTTCCAGCCTTATCGAGGCGGTGCGTCATTATATCAGCAGGACCAACAGAAGGGTTTCCTTTGAGTATGTAATGATAATGGGGGTCAACGATTCCATAAAGGATGCCAAGGAGCTTTCTGTTATGCTCAAGGACATGCTCTGCCATGTCAACCTTATACCCTTCAATCCGCACGAAGGCAGCGATCTGGAACCTTCTTCGCCAAAGAGGCTGCAGTTCTTCCAAAACATGTTGGTGCGGAGCGGCACAAATGCTACAATTAGGAAAAGCGCCGGCGGAGATATAAATGCCGCCTGCGGACAATTGACCCTTCGACTCGCTAGCGCTCGCTCAGGGCAGGCTTGTACCGAGCGACGAGCGTAA
- a CDS encoding GatB/YqeY domain-containing protein, producing the protein MDKLFVRINSDIAAAMKSGDKTRLETLRMMKSKVLLVNARGDLSDKEVVKILLTYAKSVKETVDIMTQHARQAEADQAKKELAIVEDYLPKMLSEEETGKLIKEAISSLGITSPKEIGRLMKEVVALRADVDAGLARKIFNESFQN; encoded by the coding sequence ATGGATAAGCTCTTTGTCCGCATCAACTCAGACATAGCGGCGGCCATGAAGTCCGGCGATAAGACCCGTCTTGAAACGCTGCGCATGATGAAGTCCAAGGTCCTTCTGGTGAACGCAAGAGGGGACCTTTCGGACAAGGAAGTGGTCAAGATCCTTTTGACCTATGCCAAAAGCGTCAAAGAGACCGTCGATATCATGACGCAGCACGCAAGGCAGGCGGAAGCAGATCAGGCTAAGAAGGAGCTGGCGATAGTGGAAGACTATCTGCCAAAGATGCTGTCCGAAGAGGAAACAGGTAAATTAATAAAAGAGGCCATATCCTCGCTCGGGATCACCTCTCCAAAAGAGATAGGAAGGCTGATGAAGGAAGTGGTGGCTTTAAGGGCTGATGTCGATGCCGGCCTGGCGCGCAAGATCTTTAATGAATCATTCCAGAACTAA